Proteins co-encoded in one Sandaracinaceae bacterium genomic window:
- a CDS encoding host attachment protein: MTTWILVAQRSGARIFEHEAPGAGLQLVNTILHEEGRARDGELSADRPGGSVDRNSHGQHSMQSEESPHERVVADFVRSLAKTLEAARVERRYSKLVLVAEPRMLGQLREALDAPTTALVIGSLDKDYYPRDQDHLVKALGEFISV; this comes from the coding sequence TTGACGACCTGGATTCTTGTCGCACAGCGCTCCGGCGCGCGCATCTTCGAACACGAGGCCCCCGGCGCGGGGCTGCAGCTGGTGAACACCATCCTCCACGAGGAGGGCCGCGCTCGCGACGGGGAGCTGAGCGCCGACCGTCCCGGCGGCTCGGTGGACCGCAACTCCCACGGTCAGCACAGCATGCAGAGCGAAGAGTCGCCGCACGAGCGCGTGGTCGCCGACTTCGTTCGGTCGCTGGCCAAGACGCTGGAGGCTGCGCGCGTCGAGCGGCGCTACAGCAAGCTGGTGCTGGTGGCCGAGCCTCGCATGCTGGGGCAGCTGCGCGAGGCGCTCGACGCCCCCACCACCGCGCTGGTCATCGGTAGCCTCGACAAGGACTACTACCCACGCGACCAGGACCACCTGGTGAAGGCGCTCGGCGAATTCATCAGCGTCTGA